The following DNA comes from Rosa rugosa chromosome 5, drRosRugo1.1, whole genome shotgun sequence.
ACTTTCTCTAAAGGACCCATTTCCACaacaaacagaaaacaaaaatgacaATGAACAACACAAACTCAGAGGCCAGAGAAAATAACCAACAGCTTTCGTCCCATAAGAAATAGAAAGGTACAAAATTGTTATCTAATAAAATGAAATAGATATCAAAGCCTGCTTGACTCATGAGCTTAATACtaataaaaagtaaaatgagaTCAACAAATTGGCCTGGTCATACAAGCCTACCTCAACTCGCCCATGTAGTACGATGATGGTATCAGATAGATTGTTTGCTTTTACAACTTCATTTGCCTGCTTAAAAAAGAAGCAGATAAATCGAAATTCTAAAATCCATTTCTTACATAGTGCATTTTCATGAGAAGAGAAGAAATTAATGTGTATACAGAGTTATGTTCATAAGCATAAAGTGATACAAGAAATTACCTGCACTGCAATGTCACTTGCATCGACAGCATATACCTGTAAGACAAAACATTGGAAAAATATTTATGCACAGAGAAATATATAATTCCAAGATGACACAACATGGAAACGGAAACGGCTAATCCTAACTTACAAATATTAACAAGACATTTATATGTAGAATGCAAAGATAAAAGTAAAGAGCTTACACGTTTTGCACCAGCTTGAGCACAAAAGATAGAGAGAATTCCTGTGCCACAGCCAACGTCCACTACCACCTgcaagaaagagaaagagaaagagaaagagaaagagaaagagaaagagaagagaagatcaACAAATAAATAACACTAAGAGTGAGATTGAcaagttttctctctctctctctctctctctcactcactttGCCAGCAATACAACTCTGGTGCTGCATAATTGCTGCCCTGTAAGTTTCAGTGCGCACACGATCCTGTATGTATGGCGAGGGGTAGAGTTAGCGGTAGAATTTCCGCTCGAAATCAAAGCAAAGCAAATCAAAACCCAACCCAACCCAGAGAAATAAATAAACCTTGATCATCTCTTCGTGGATGCCAACGTGGGCGTAGGAGTGGAAATAGGCCATGTCGAAGTCCGTGCAAGGCGCTCCTTCCGGCTGCTTGGTAGCCTCAGAAACCCTAATAATGTCACTTCCATGGCCGTCACGTGACCTGCCACGTGGCCCCCGGCGAACTCTGTTCATTCCTTGCTGGTGCTGCTGCTGGTGCTGCTGCGGCGGCTGTGCATAGTAGCCGTTACTGTTACTGTGTGCGGGGTTGGAgttcattgttttgtttttggtgcCGCCAACTCGCCTACCCAGCCCAATTATACAGAGCTCAGCTCACACAAAAAGTTTGCGCCCTTTAAAGCCCTCTATGCCAACAATATATAATTTTCTGCTACCAAACCAAAATTTTCGTTACAaaattcaatatttttttttttttttttttctaaaaatgAGGTACTGGGAAGGACCACAAGGAGGCACGCAATGGCCTTTTTACCCGAAGTCCAGCACAGTGCCGCGCCAAAGACGCAGCAACACCCCTCCTCCGGGCATCGAGTACACCAAATAGGTGGGCTTGCCCTCCCCGCATAGTCTTTTCCATACACAAGGCTCGAACTTGAGACCTCTGCCTCAAGTCCCTCAACTTGCTTAAGGAGCACAGTCAACTTGCCAACTGAACTGGACCATGTGGGTCAAAATTCAATATtttcaaccaaaagaaaatctctttcttcttttatgtTTTGCCATCTAAATGTTTTGCATATCATAAACAATAGCAATTGTAACTATAGTTTGGACACGAGATAGATTACTTTTTTTCCTATCATATTATACTCGTAACAGTTTTTCATACTCTTTAGTTTTTGTCTCCGAATTCATTAAATTTATCCTCATGTTTTCTCACAAATTGGATTGGATAAATAACACATTTTGATTAGTTTTTATCTATTTGCCATGATGATTTAATCGTTGGCAATTGAAATAGTTTCAAAACACGAGCTTTATATGAATATAACAAAATGTgtctttctataaatataattaAAGTTGATTTTGACTTGAAGTTTGGAGTATGAGTAAACCAACCAATCAGAGTGTACATCATATGGCTAGCCAATTAGCAATGAAACTCAAAattgtgtttttatttttctatgtGAAAAAAAAATGCTGATTTTTTTTAGGATTTTCAATGAATTTTTTTCCATCTCCTAAAAAAAAGGATTATAAAATTATTTGACCGGTTACTCACGTATTTTGTTATCCACGGCCCTGGTTACGATGAAAGGAGCGGTGAGGATTTCATAGCCAACAAAACCCAGCACATGGTTAAACCCCAAAAGCCCCCCCCCCCAGGTCCTGCGTCTGTTGGAAAGCAAAGCAAGCAATGGCGGATGTTACTAGTACGAAGCAGAGCGAGGCAGCCGAGAAAGTCGACTACCGCAACCTGCCCTGCCCCATACCCTATGAAGAAATCCACCGCGAAGCCATGAGTTCAGTATCCTTCTCTTGAACTTGCCACCATCCCCCCTTTCAATTTTATTTGATCACTCCTATCTAGTTCTATCATGCTATAGCTTTACCAGTAATTTGTTTGATGATATTCACATCTGGTTGCTGGATTCTACATTGGAATTTCATGGAATAACAAACAAAAATTAGAGTAGGAAGATTTCAGTTTCCCATTATTTTGGGGGCCTCTAATTCTACCTTTGTTTTTGCTCTAGTTTCTCAGTATTAGTATTTTTCTGTTTGCATGGCAGTGTCTTTAAAGCCAGACCTTTTTGAGGGGATGCGCTTTGACTTCACCAAAGGACTAAATCACAAGTTCTTCCTTAGCCACAGGTCAGTCTTCTCTTATGCATTCCTTACtgtattctttttatttatttatttatttcttggCTCTTTTGATCTCCCTCCTCCTATCAGTGTATTCATGGGACCTACAACCATTCCTTCTCAAACTCCTGAAACCATAAAAATCCCTACTGCTAACTATGAGTTTGGTGCAAATTTCATAGACCACCCAAAGGTTGGTAGCCGCTACCACGACTACTTGTTCGTTCACAAACCTCTAATCAAAATGGTGGAAgcattcatttttgtttttactcTTTTGGGGTTTCATTTTTCAGTGCCTGCTTTCTGGGAGAGTAATGACAGATGGAAGACTCAGTGCAAGAGTGAAGTATGACTTGAGTGACAATTTCACTTTGAAGGCTAATGCTCAGGTCAAATTTTGTTGGTTTCATTTTCAGACTACTCTTcctttttttgtgtgtgtgtgtgtgtgtgtgtgtttagaAATGTGTAAGTAATGACTTAACTGAGATTCTTTTCCCTTTCCAGCTTACAAATGAGCCACATATGTCTCATGGCATTGTCAATGTTGATTACAAGGTCAGATCAATCACTCTTAACATACATATgtattatgtgtgtgtgtgtgtgtattctgGCATTGTAGTTGTTTTCTGATCCTTATATAAACTAAAGAATTGCAAGTGCCGACGtctattttaaattaattaaagtATCGTGCAGAAATAGTTTACACTGTGGTGCTAGAAGTATATCTTCAATCTTCCATGCATCTCCTCTCTGAATGTTTTCAAGAAAGATATCTATTATCTCCATATCTATCGTTCTTAGAGTTGGAACTTGCCGTCTTGATCACTGTATTCTGTTCTTATCTTTTCAATTACATGTTTCTGTTGTTCGGGAAGGACCTAGTGTCATAGGGTGCACCAGCTTTGTTATATGTCAAATTAGGTGTAGGAGCACATGCTGATTCTCGTTTGTGATATGATGTTCCTAGTGatgacatttttatttttctttgtacAGGGTTCAGACCACAGAGCCCAAGTTCAGATGGGAAATGGGACCCTAATTGGGGCGAATTACGTCCAGGTAAATcatgtacctttttttttttccgtctcCTCCAGACAATATAGAAACTGGTACCAAACAATTTGATTTTGTGCACATGTATTGCAATAGGGGTATCCACTTATCTTGAAATAATCTTAAGAGTTCCATATCTTAAACAATTGGGATGTTTTTAAACTAAGCCACTGCAGATGCTTTATTTAAATATTCGATTAGAGACAAGAATTTCTGATTGAACTTGCTTATACTTGTGCAGTCTGTGACTCCACATTTCTCTTTGGGTGGCGAAGTATTTTGGGCTGGTCAGCATCGAAAATCGGGTATCAGTTATGGGGCACgattcaacactgacaagatggTATTCCAGCTTGGTTATTATTCCAGCTTTGAAATTACTATATTAGCTTCTGCTGGTGCTTTCTTGGTTTCTTAGTTTCAGTTTGTTTTTTCCCTTCAATTTCTTTCTGTGTTTTTAAGGGATTTAGAGTTAGGACATTACCCCAGATCCCAAATTGACCTGTTTTATGTCAATAAAAGTCTGTCTCTAATTAAAAAGTAAATTGCTTTATGTTCATGGGGTGCTCAATGTTATATCTTTAGGTTGCTACGGGGCAGGTTGCTAGCACTGGAATGGTTGCATTGAACTATGTCCAGCGAGTGTCTGAGAAGGTAAGGAAATCTGTATTATTCTTGTGTTGTTTATAGGTCAGTTATTCTACTGTCTTAATTATGCAGGTTTCACTAGCATCAGACTTCATGTACAATTACATGTCAAGCGATGTCACAGCAAGTTTTGGCTATGATTACATTTTCAGACAGGTAGATTCTGCTACTGCAATCAGACTATTATTTTTTCAGTTAATGGTTAAATTTGCAATTTGTATTGGGTAGAAAGTACTCACCTGAGTTAACCTGCCCTTCCCAAATGAAAGGTGGCATTAATTGATTTTCTTGCCTTGTTATTAACAGTTTCCTTGTATATATCACATTAACCTTGATTTGCAGAATGGCAATCACGAAATGATATACATATATAACCaatttgttttgcttgtttcagAGTCGTATTAGAGGAAAGATTGATACCAATGGCTGCACAGCTGCTTTTCTGGAAGAGAGATTAACTATGGGTCTTAATTTTATTCTTTCTGCAGAGGTGAGAAACTTACTTGTTTAAGTCTATACTCGAGTATTTTAATAGAATAGAATCATTGAGAAGGAAATATTTTTGAACTGAGATCTTGATTATTCATGTGCTTGTGTGTCAACATACAAACTGAGattctttttttgtttcatcATTCGTACAAAATTGATTTAGAAAAGCTTTGTCTAGGTGCAATGAAACACAAAATCAATCTTGTGAATTGAAATTTCATATGAGTTTGTCAGCAGCCTCCTGCATCTTTGAATTGTGTAGTTAGGCTGTATGAGATGTTTTTCCATCAACCAGTGCCATCAGTTATGATTTAAATACTTGTTGCAGTGGCTTCCTTACTGTTGCTACACTGAGATATTGAGGATGTGAAGCTGAATCTTGTATGTAGGAGATTTGCTAACCCATATGCTTTGCCGTTACAGTAGATGCTTTATGTTGATCCTTTGTCTTCAATGAATAAATCTCCATAATCTTAAACCTCTGAAAAATATAGGCTTTGAACTTTAATTGTTGCCATATTGGGTTTGCTGCACATGTAGATGTGATGGAGAGATGAATCTTTTCCTGCTCTAAGTTATATTTCCTAACTTCAGAAATGTCTACTCTGCAGATAGATCACATGAAGAAAGACTACAAATTTGGGTTTGGGATGACAGTTGGAGAATAGATATAGGCTGTGAATCTGTACTCCCAAATCTTATATGATTCTGGCATTTTTCCCTTGGTCGAGTTACAGTTTTGTGTAGAGGAAGAGGTTCTCAAATAGCCAATATTGTTTCCTTTTCTGCTGGTATTCACTAttccaaaggaaaaaaaacgaaAAGGAGAGCAAAGTACTACTCTCAACATTGTAAagtttgtttgtgttttgttttttttgtttttgggttaaaacaaacaattaaaagTCCAAATGATTGATTCGTAAATCAAGGAATTGTAAAGAGTAAATCACCCTAAATCTATTAtgataaagagaaaaattcagtcaccgtccccaaactatgctgctaaggccaatttgatacccgaactctcaaaagtatcaatgtgatacccaaagacctattttgacatcaacgtgatacttctgtCCAAAATCTCAAACGGTTCCGTTTgtctgctgacgtggcaaacacgTGGGTCCtatatgatatttttatcaagGGCAGAATGGTCTTTTACtactaactaattaaaaaaaaaaaaaaaaaaaaacagaacggAGCACAAAGCTGAaagctccatctctctctctcctctctctctctcttggttCTAGTTTtcgggtttctgggttttgatggcTTTGGAGGCTATCAGTCTCTCGCAGCCTTGATGGTGGAGGACAAAATGAAAGACGCGATTTTGAGGGGGGAGAAGGAAGAGGTGGATTCGAGTAGAGCGTAGCCCAAATCGATGTTGGACAGCGGGAACGAGGACTCGAGGACGTCCATGGCCGACGGAGTCCCGACTTTGACTTTGGTGATTCCGTGGGTTTTGAGAGCATGCTTGATTTTGCGCATTGCCGGAACCAGATTGAACCAGATGGACTTGTCCAGTGCCGAGAGGATTTCGTTTCCGACGAGGAGGTACCGGATCAGAGTATGTGGGTAGAAGGGGACTACATTGGCGTGGACCCATTGGTCCGCGAGGGTTTGATTGGAGGAATTGTTGTTGATGAGCTCATTGGGTACCATAATCGAGACTTGGAGGTCTGTGTTTTGGAGAGCCTTGAGGATTTTGGGGTTGGCATCGTAGATTTTGACTCGCTTAGCTTTGAGGGTTTGGATGAGCTTTACAGATTCTGATGGAGATGGTAGATTGTTGCCCAGCTGGCCGTAGTTCACACCCACCGGTAgcagggaagaagaagacgagatTGGAGGAAGTTCTGATTCGGCGATCACGAGAGAATCAGAGAGGATGAGAGTCGCCGGAATGCGCCGTTGACGCCGGAGAATGCGACCAGGGTTATAGGCAGCTGCTGGCGTCAGAGTCGCGGTGGCGAAAGTGGTCGAGCGGCCTTGATGGTGGAGGACAAAATGAAAGACGCGATTATGAGGGGGGAGAAGGaagaggtggaggaggaggccTCGCATGGTTTCGGGATCGAAGTCTGGAGGTGGTTCATCTGCTTATGCTTGAGGTGTTTGATTTGCAGGGATGAGAGGTTCTGTGATTTTCGCCATTGTTGTTGAGGCAGTGGAGCTCGGCTTCAACTCTTCACTCAAATCGAGCAATTGACAGTGTGTGGGAGAAGTCAAAGGTACCAAGTACCAACTGCCAAGTCTTTTTCTTGGTCTAATTGTGCTCAATTGCTATCTgggttggttttgtttttttggtttatgctggatttgtttttagttttggtatacatgaattcatagttttgtgattgtgattttgatcggagtttctggtgatggtttgggcgaaggaggagagagaagaagaagaggactgaggttgaagaagaagcagaagccagaaaatcccagaagaacaataagaagaaaaaaaagaagaaaaagaaatgaaaagaaaaaaaatgaattaacaaaaaaaatgggtaaattggtcatttcactttttttgagGGCCCACatgtttgccacgtcagcaaacagacggaacCATTTgagattttggacggaagtatcacgttgatgtcaaaataagtctttgggtatcacattgatacttttgagagttcgggtatcaaattggccttggcagcatagtttggggacggtgaccgAACTTTTCTCTATGATAAATCATAAATCAAGTGATTGTGTGGTGGTGAACAATGTTTGGGCTTTTAATTGGGAGGGCCTAATAGCAAGGACGGATCAACTAGATTTTGAGGGCATAAAAGAGCAACCAGCGACGTAAGAAAGAGAGAGGTTtggatcgagagagagagagatgaataGGAACAAGgggaagacgaagacgaagaaAACGGAAAAGGATGAGGTTGAAGAGTTGCTCCAAGCAGCACAGGACGATATGCTGCTCGGTCTATCCGTAGACTCTCACATATCCCGCCTTTCTGACGTGGACCGCCGTTTCCAGGCCCTCAAACTCAAGTCTCCGACTCCACCTAAAGTTGCCGATGCTAATTCCAGTGCGCCTGCTGTCACATCGATTCAAGTGGATGAAGAGCTCAAAGCAGTCCTCGGAGATGACCTGTCCACCAGATTCGCAGCTCTCAAGGCCTCAGTGCCCAtgccctcctcctcctcctcttcttcttccataatCGCCGCCAGCTCGGCATTGCACGCTGACTACGACGACGACGACGCtgttgatgaagatgatgaagttgAAAAGTTGATACGTTGGGCCAAGGACGCCGCTCGCCTTGACCCTTCTCCACCCTCCGACGATGAAGAATGAACATGGACAGAACGCATCATCAATTTGAGGCTTCAGTGCTTTTCTGTTTCTGTGTATCAGTCTTTTACTTTGACGAGTGAGACTGGCTTTGTTTGGTTTACACCAAAAGCATACATTCTTCTTTGATTATAACAACATCAAAATTGAACTCCATTTCAACTGCTAAATTGGGTAaattgaattaacaaaaaaaatgggtaaattggtcatttcactttttttgagGGCCCACatgtttgccacgtcagcaaacagacggaacCATTTgagattttggacggaagtatcacgttgatgtcaaaataagtctttgggtatcacattgatacttttgagagttcgggtatcaaattggccttggcagcatagtttggggacggtgaccgAACTTTTCTCTATGATAAATCATAAATCAAGTGATTGTGTGGTGGTGAACAATGTTTGGGCTTTTAATTGGGAGGGCCTAATAGCAAGGACGGATCAACTAGATTTTGAGGGCATAAAAGAGCAACCAGCGACGTAAGAAAGAGAGAGGTTtggatcgagagagagagagatgaataGGAACAAGgggaagacgaagacgaagaaAACGGAAAAGGATGAGGTTGAAGAGTTGCTCCAAGCAGCACAGGACGATATGCTGCTCGGTCTATCCGTAGACTCTCACATATCCCGCCTTTCTGACGTGGACCGCCGTTTCCAGGCCCTCAAACTCAAGTCTCCGACTCCACCTAAAGTTGCCGATGCTAATTCCAGTGCGCCTGCTGTCACATCGATTCAAGTGGATGAAGAGCTCAAAGCAGTCCTCGGAGATGACCTGTCCACCAGATTCGCAGCTCTCAAGGCCTCAGTGCCCAtgccctcctcctcctcctcttcttcttccataatCGCCGCCAGCTCGGCATTGCACGCTGACTACGACGACGACGACGCtgttgatgaagatgatgaagttgAAAAGTTGATACGTTGGGCCAAGGACGCCGCTCGCCTTGACCCTTCTCCACCCTCCGACGATGAAGAATGAACATGGACAGAACGCATCATCAATTTGAGGCTTCAGTGCTTTTCTGTTTCTGTGTATCAGTCTTTTACTTTGACGAGTGAGACTGGCTTTGTTTGGTTTACACCAAAAGCATACATTCTTCTTTGATTATAACAACATCAAAATTGAACTCCATTTCAACTGCTAACAAATGAGGATCACAATTGTTTTATCTAGTATAGTAGACAACTGACATGTAAGTGGAAAGCTTTCtgttaagctcatttcttcaaATTAGCCAccattctgaaaaaaaaaaaaaaaaaaaaaaacatatataagcaacccCCTAGGATGAAGAGCACTTTGGAATCCCACCAAACCCAGTTGGTGTTGCCTGAGTTTCAAGAATCAACTCCTTTCATTCTAACTCATtccatatacatatatttaggaaagaaacaaaaaatcaaaatcaaaaccaaaacaaagatTTTGAATCCTATCCAATTTGACAATTTGTGGCAGTAATTAGGTAGTCTGGAAATATGCAACTAAAAGAATAGGGCACAATAGGCTCTGATGGTGGTTGAATATTAACGGAACTCGTCATGGAACCCATAgtcctcttcatcatcatcattgaaAATAGCGCTGTAAAATACATATGGGTTCTCAATCATCTCGCTCAGTGACAAGCCCCCATCTTTATTTGTATCTGCCTGCAAGGTCACAAAAGTGATACGACAATACAATCAATTATCAAAGCTCATCCCAGAGTTAGCAATTCATACTTGGCAGCAAGCACATCACAACCAGAGCTATCTGTATAATTAATTGCAAGTTACTTATAATAAATGCAGAATGCATATGATAAACATTACCAATAGAACTCTTTCTTCCACATACAGCAGGACTTTACAATACATCATCTACCCATTTTTCATACCCTTCTAAGCTTTACCTATGCAACACCACATCTTTACTGTGGAACTTCATCTGTTACAGTCACTATGTAAaaggttccttttcttttttcctctctGATATCTCTAAAGAAAATCAAAGGAATAgactttttttttgggtctgaaaACGTAGACTTTGGCTGTCCTAAATATTGGAGATCTTGGCAATATAATTTGCACCATACTTATTTCTCGAACTGTTTTTCAACAACTGCATGATTGATAGCTGATAATCCCATCTTATAATGTTGAAATCTACGGGCAAAATGATGACAAGAGAAGTAAAACAGAAAACAAGGGAAGAAGCGCTCATAACTTCTCgaatacaaaacacataaacTGCTATTCCTCAACCACTATAAACTGCTAGCAATTTCAAAGCCATATGTACTTCAATATGGtttttagaagaaaaagaattctGATATTCACAGatccccaaaacccactttgCGGACCTGAGCTCAAAACTGGAGCCTCCTTCTTGCAgagataaataaaaaataaaaaaaatcatttagCTTTTAGATTACAGCTTCCTTTAGCTTTGAATATGGCATGGTTTAAAGAAAATCACTAAAATTTTGATAATTCCCTGCTGCATACTCATGAAATAAAACttaaaatgaataaaagaaagaaaatactttTTATTAAAATGAATACCTGTGATATGATGTAATCTGCTTGTTGTTTCGCATAGTAATGTTCTGATGGATGTATTTTTCCAATAATGGGAAGTAACTCAACATCTGACAAGTATCTATGAATAAAAGAAGGCAAACCCAAGTAAATAAATAATAGTGAAAAGAAAATCCTCAAGTAGCTCAGAAGAATTACACATGATAATAGCAATTACCCGTCACCATCTTTGTCAAGCTGTGCAAACAAAGTTTTAGCCGGGGCCTCCATCAAATCATCAGACTGATGTGTGGAATTGTGATCTTCTTCATCATAGTTCCTCACCAAATCAAAGAGGCCATGGAAAAATTCTTTGAAGTTAATCTTTCCATCTTTGTCTGTATCCCTCTCTCTGAGGAAGCAACGGAATGAGCAGCCAATTAGACAAGCTAGGAAACCATGTTGGAATGAGATCAATTCAAATGACAAATAAAGTGAACTTTAGTAGAAAAATGAATCAGCCATTTTGGGAGTCAACAGAGAAAGTTACTTCGACATGAACCACCCATGAactggtgttttttttttagtacaagtaaacacaaaagTTTGAGAGTTGAAGCAAAAGACTTTTCAATCAAGTTACTTTCAATGGCTGGTCAAGAGGTGTACCCCAAACTACCTGAAAACTTATGGTGTGCCCTGAACTAAATATTTACAAGCAGACATGAGCCACATGGATACTAGATAGAATTCCAAAGAAGAGAAATAATAACATAACATACCTTACTTCCTCCTTGCACAACCACTGAAGTAGCTTTGGGTTTTTGCTGTCAGCGGGGTGCAGGAAGCTAGAAAAAGGATGAAGGAGAAAAAGcatcaagatgaaagaaaatgtaaaaaaagTAAgttgaaacaaacaaacaagtaGAACTCACTCATTGAACTCAGTTAGATTgagaagaccatctccatctgCATCTGATGCATTAAAATGCTCTTCTTTCCACCAGCCCATATCATAGCCAAATGAGTTGTTATCTGATAGTTCCTTTTTTGATATTAGATTATTGgtaacatacatatatatatataataggtAGGGAGTAGGGAGGGAAGGAATGAATTGAAATAGAGAGCATACCTGCATTCTGAACCCAGCTAGGGGGTCGGTACTCTTGAAAGGAAACAAAGCCGTCACGATTCTTATCATGAAGCTCCATATCCCTCTGAGTCCTATGCAAAACTTCCCTCTGAGCCTGCTTGAGGTTCCAGAGAGTCAGCTCGTGCTCGGTGATAAAGCCATCGACGGGGTCGACATCAACCTTGGGGAACAACAAGACCAGCCTGTTGGTGACATTGAACTTGTCCTCGTCATTCAGGTAGTCCTCGGCGTCCATGAAATCCTCCCACTCGGGCTGGGACTCGGCGGCGGGGGCGGAGTCGTGGCGATCCAAATCGAGGTCGAGGTCGAGGTGCTCCTTCTCCCACTTGCGGTCCTCGCGGCGGCGCTGGATGTCGGCGACGAGAGGGTCGAAGGGGATGGGATTGTGAGAATGGTGGAGGGGAGGAGCGAAAGTGAAGTTGGAGCGGAGCTTGAGGCGGCGGTGGCGGTGGTTGGCGGGTTTCTTGGGGGACCAGGAGATGAGCAGCAACACCAGGAGTGCTATGGTGATGTATATCAATACCGACGCCCTCCCCATATTTTCTGGATTGATTTCTGAGATATATCAGGAATTATGAGTTTGTTTTGAAAAATCAGGAATTATGAGTGTGTATAGAAAAACGTAGAATAGAGTGTTTGACTGAGGTCTCTGTCTCTCTGAGAGAGTCTGAccaagaagagaagagaagttcTCGTCTGAAAATctgagaaaagaagagaagaggtGTCGTCGTCTGCGAGTCGGGatctgctttgttttttttacgACAAAGTGCTTAGTGTTATTTTAGTATAACACCTGTTTTCCGTCTCCTGAACTAactttatttattattgtttaactatattaaaaaaaaaagaaaaaacccaaatttaacTCATTCACTGTGACCCGATAAGGATTGGGTTTGGGCCTCCCATGCGTTCCCGCCGTTACGTTCGGCCCAAACCAGACAAAAGAGTAACCTGGACAGAAAGAAAGCAGGATCCAACCGATTGGGAATCTCATAGAAGAAGGAAGAATCGGAGATCGACGGAGGGCGGAGAGAAGGGAAGAGCGGTGGATCTAAAGGACCTCCTCcgcaaaagaaagaagaagaagggatgttgaaATTCTTGAATCGAGTGGTGGGTGGATCTGGGAGCGGACCCAAAGATCTGCCATACAACATCGGCGAGCCCTATCCCTCTGCTTGGGGCTCTTGGACTCACTTCAGGGGCACCTCCAAGGTTTgcttacctctctctctctctctctctctctcttgttttCCATCTATGTGCAAGTTTCGTAAACGAATGAATTAGGATCTGATGTTTGAATTGGTTATCTCAGGACGATGGGTCTCCGGTGTCTATATTTTCCATTAGTGGAAGTAATGCTCAGGATGGCCATTTGGCCGCCGCTCGCAATGGCGTCAAGCGTCTCCGTACTGTAAGTCCTTCTATTCTAtgcttgctgctgctgctgctgctgctgctgcttttgaGCCCCCTCATATGCAATTCCTTTCTTTTCAGGTCAGACATCCCAACATCTTATCATTTCTCCACAGTACTGAAACCGAAACCATGGATGCTTCTACCACCAAGCACACTATCTACATTGTCACCGAGCCTGTTATGCCACTCTCTGAGAAGATCAAAGAACTCAGTTTACAAAACATCCA
Coding sequences within:
- the LOC133710425 gene encoding uncharacterized protein LOC133710425, yielding MNRNKGKTKTKKTEKDEVEELLQAAQDDMLLGLSVDSHISRLSDVDRRFQALKLKSPTPPKVADANSSAPAVTSIQVDEELKAVLGDDLSTRFAALKASVPMPSSSSSSSSIIAASSALHADYDDDDAVDEDDEVEKLIRWAKDAARLDPSPPSDDEE
- the LOC133710139 gene encoding mitochondrial import receptor subunit TOM40-1-like, with the translated sequence MADVTSTKQSEAAEKVDYRNLPCPIPYEEIHREAMMSLKPDLFEGMRFDFTKGLNHKFFLSHSVFMGPTTIPSQTPETIKIPTANYEFGANFIDHPKCLLSGRVMTDGRLSARVKYDLSDNFTLKANAQLTNEPHMSHGIVNVDYKGSDHRAQVQMGNGTLIGANYVQSVTPHFSLGGEVFWAGQHRKSGISYGARFNTDKMVATGQVASTGMVALNYVQRVSEKVSLASDFMYNYMSSDVTASFGYDYIFRQSRIRGKIDTNGCTAAFLEERLTMGLNFILSAEIDHMKKDYKFGFGMTVGE
- the LOC133713153 gene encoding uncharacterized protein LOC133713153, with protein sequence MGRASVLIYITIALLVLLLISWSPKKPANHRHRRLKLRSNFTFAPPLHHSHNPIPFDPLVADIQRRREDRKWEKEHLDLDLDLDRHDSAPAAESQPEWEDFMDAEDYLNDEDKFNVTNRLVLLFPKVDVDPVDGFITEHELTLWNLKQAQREVLHRTQRDMELHDKNRDGFVSFQEYRPPSWVQNADNNSFGYDMGWWKEEHFNASDADGDGLLNLTEFNDFLHPADSKNPKLLQWLCKEEVRERDTDKDGKINFKEFFHGLFDLVRNYDEEDHNSTHQSDDLMEAPAKTLFAQLDKDGDGYLSDVELLPIIGKIHPSEHYYAKQQADYIISQADTNKDGGLSLSEMIENPYVFYSAIFNDDDEEDYGFHDEFR